Proteins from a single region of Hydra vulgaris chromosome 12, alternate assembly HydraT2T_AEP:
- the LOC101240112 gene encoding uncharacterized protein LOC101240112 isoform X2, which produces MHSNIKLDILRTSHENPRQCYTSLRSSKTYTKSNLTFKCKDNLKRKSLKNGSVSYLCKDIIKKESFFKKSSVINSSELICNTVKPHDVNNIVSRNILLHNRKHVKLKSDMLIKNTKKDIYVFSKYQNSDANNLFGCLSADKLNSLLDESVSSKKYEVSSNMYVLESSKRIEFIKNYDFHYEQVNFNLELHDILVKNQDLEIIVTLDPDYLSSGSDLTHLQHKIKNGQNETHYGKLFVCKWAKCIKKFSLPDKLVRHVQNKHIQKDSNQCAFTCLWQNCKFFNQPSSSYKWLITHVLRHFDLKPFKCVIHGCDGSFATQNGLARHVPTHFNNGKVRRACVKNSFETKSMKENNEVQMNSKRISKINVELSQRSSMKLEEELSLNKNILLNQKSIAKSNDFNSQILKKIKRKLQQSLCGSSNSSGYVNKCLRLQHKIVGRRTSTKTGLNEVLVSPTHDVLNDQSFWLDANALGKSMYVDIPVHQLSECYKGLLYDAEKKF; this is translated from the exons ATGCACAGTAATATAAAGTTGGATATTTTACGAACTTCTCATGAAAATCCACGCCAATGTTACACTAGTTTAAGAAGTAGTAAAACTTATACTAAAAGCAACTTAACTTTCAAGTgcaaagataatttaaaaagaaaatcgcTAAAAAATGGAAGTGTATCATATTTATGTAAagacattattaaaaaagaaagttttttcaagaaatCTTCAGTGATAAATTCTAGTGAATTAATTTGTAACACTGTGAAACCACATGATGTTAACAATATTGTcagtagaaatattttattacataatcgAAAACATGTCAAGCTGAAGAGtgatatgttaataaaaaatacaaaaaaagatatttatgttttttctaaatatcaAAACTCTGATGCTAATAACTTATTTGGTTGTTTGTCTGCAGATAAATTAAACTCTTTATTGGATGAAtctgtttcttctaaaaaatatgaagtttCTTCGAATATGTATGTTTTAGAGTCTAGTAAAAGaatagaatttattaaaaattatgattttcaCTATGAACAGGTTAATTTTAACCTAGAATTGCATGATATACTAGTAAAAAATCAAGATCTTGAAATTATTGTTACTCTTGATCCTGATTATCTTTCTTCAGGTTCTGATTTAACACATTTgcagcataaaataaaaaatggacaAAACGAAACACACTATGGGAAATTGTTTGTTTGTAAATGGgcaaaatgcataaaaaagtttagtttaccTGATAAATTAGTCAGGCACGTGCAAAATAAACATATTCAAAAAGACTCTAATCAATGTGCATTTACATGTCTTTGGCAAAATTGTAAGTTTTTCAACCAACCCTCTTCTTCTTATAAATGGTTAATAACTCATGTTTTGAggcattttgatttaaaaccttttaagtGCGTTATACATGGATGTGATGGTTCTTTTGCAACACAAAATGGTTTAGCAAGACATGTTCCAACACACTTTAATAATGGAAAAGTTAGACGAGCTTGtgtaaaaaacagttttgaaactaaaagcatgaaagaaaataatgaagTGCAAATGAActcaaaaagaatttcaaaaattaatgttgAACTTTCACAAAGAAGTTCTATGAAGTTAGAGGAAGAACTTTCACTAAACAAGAATATCTTATTGAACCAAAAAAGTATTGCCAAATCAA atgaTTTCAACAGtcaaatattaaagaaaattaagcGAAAACTTCAACAGTCATTGTGTGGATCTTCTAATTCATCTGGCTATGTAAATAAATGCCTTAGATTACAACACAAG ataGTTGGCAGGCGCACATCAACCAAAACTGGTTTAAATGAAGTGCTTGTATCACCAACACATGATGT ATTAAATGATCAATCATTTTGGTTAGATGCTAATGCACTTGGCAAATCTATGTATGTGGATATTCCTGTTCATCAACTGAGTGAATGTTACAAAGGGTTGCTTTATgatgctgaaaaaaaattttag